The following are encoded in a window of Vibrio sp. SCSIO 43136 genomic DNA:
- a CDS encoding ABC transporter substrate-binding protein has protein sequence MKLVALLAIVSLLFGCTPSNSPLTFSSHVWPGYEFIFLSKNLGRVDPSLLDITNTGSATESIRLLKQNRVESAALTLDEVLLARAQGIDLTIIAVVDISAGADIVVSRQSISDLSELKGKRVGVERTAVGTLVLHQLLGKANLSNSDITVVDVTIDTQLSAWNEHQVDVLVTYQPVANQVIKQGGKVIFDSRSMPNMIFDVLAVKTSSLGKTKQIKHLLQSHYDGLQHFHLQREDSLYRLADRLQVPPEQVLSLYQGIVLPQRENSKELMKSGGKVQQTAHLLNFLLSDSGHLDTPVSLEHLVNNEYLPYD, from the coding sequence ATGAAGCTAGTAGCATTGCTTGCGATTGTCTCACTCCTGTTCGGTTGTACCCCATCAAACTCACCTCTTACCTTCAGTAGCCACGTCTGGCCAGGTTATGAGTTCATTTTTCTATCTAAGAATTTAGGTCGAGTCGATCCAAGTTTACTCGATATCACTAACACGGGTTCTGCAACAGAGTCTATCCGGCTACTTAAACAAAATCGGGTAGAAAGTGCCGCACTGACGTTGGACGAAGTGCTACTTGCACGAGCTCAAGGTATTGATCTTACTATCATTGCTGTAGTCGACATCTCCGCAGGAGCGGACATAGTCGTCTCTCGTCAAAGCATCTCAGATTTGAGTGAGCTTAAAGGCAAAAGAGTCGGTGTTGAACGAACTGCGGTAGGTACCTTGGTGCTGCATCAATTGCTCGGTAAAGCCAACCTCAGCAACAGTGACATTACCGTGGTGGATGTCACGATTGATACTCAACTGTCAGCGTGGAACGAACATCAAGTCGACGTCCTCGTCACCTATCAACCAGTAGCTAACCAAGTGATCAAGCAAGGTGGAAAAGTGATTTTTGATAGCCGCTCAATGCCAAATATGATATTTGATGTACTCGCCGTCAAAACAAGTTCGCTTGGAAAAACCAAACAGATCAAGCATCTGCTTCAATCTCATTACGATGGATTGCAGCATTTTCACCTACAGCGTGAAGATTCTCTGTATCGTTTAGCGGATAGACTCCAAGTCCCGCCAGAGCAAGTTCTTAGCCTCTATCAAGGCATTGTTCTCCCCCAAAGGGAAAACAGTAAAGAACTAATGAAATCCGGCGGAAAAGTTCAGCAGACGGCTCACCTGCTCAATTTTCTACTCTCAGATTCAGGGCATTTAGACACTCCTGTGAGTTTAGAGCACCTAGTCAACAATGAGTATCTGCCTTATGACTAA
- the napC gene encoding cytochrome c-type protein NapC, with product MGFIKRLWAWFMKPSTMAIGSILTIGFIGGIIFWGGLNTGMEATNQEEFCIGCHEMRDNVYEEYVGTIHYQNRSGVRATCPDCHVPKEWVPKIIRKIQASKELYGKMIGIVDTPQKFEDHRLVMAEREWKRMKANNSQECRNCHNFEYMDFVEQKPVAAAIHNRAEDEGKTCIDCHKGIAHKLPKGHTVSKEF from the coding sequence ATGGGATTTATTAAACGCCTGTGGGCTTGGTTTATGAAACCAAGTACCATGGCAATCGGTAGTATCCTTACCATAGGTTTCATCGGCGGTATTATCTTCTGGGGTGGTCTCAACACCGGTATGGAAGCGACCAACCAAGAAGAGTTCTGTATCGGCTGTCATGAAATGCGCGACAACGTATACGAAGAGTATGTGGGCACTATCCACTATCAAAACCGCTCTGGTGTTCGTGCAACCTGTCCAGATTGCCACGTACCAAAAGAGTGGGTTCCTAAGATCATCCGTAAGATCCAAGCAAGTAAAGAGCTTTACGGTAAGATGATCGGTATCGTTGATACACCTCAGAAGTTCGAAGATCATCGCCTTGTTATGGCTGAGCGAGAATGGAAACGAATGAAGGCCAATAACTCTCAAGAGTGCCGGAACTGTCACAACTTTGAGTACATGGACTTTGTCGAGCAGAAACCTGTTGCTGCTGCGATTCATAACCGCGCAGAAGATGAAGGCAAAACTTGTATCGACTGTCACAAAGGTATCGCTCACAAACTGCCTAAAGGACACACAGTTTCAAAAGAGTTCTAA
- a CDS encoding nitrate reductase cytochrome c-type subunit codes for MKNKIVVSAVLAAIVSAAAVAEVTSLRGAQEIKEDNVVPELKHVPKSQDKLALDYVNQPPLIPHSTVQVQVNQANNGCLECHDVSTYRKSGAPRISPTHYMDRDNNVLTEVAPRRYFCLQCHVTQVDAKPIVENDFKPTGKFGQ; via the coding sequence ATGAAGAATAAGATTGTCGTGTCTGCAGTGCTAGCAGCGATTGTAAGTGCGGCAGCGGTCGCTGAAGTTACCTCTCTACGTGGTGCTCAAGAGATCAAGGAAGATAATGTTGTACCTGAGTTAAAACATGTACCAAAGAGCCAAGATAAGCTGGCACTAGATTATGTTAACCAGCCACCACTTATCCCTCACTCAACAGTACAAGTTCAGGTAAATCAAGCGAACAATGGCTGTCTAGAATGTCACGATGTGAGCACTTATCGTAAATCGGGTGCACCGCGTATTAGTCCGACTCACTATATGGATCGCGACAATAACGTACTTACTGAAGTAGCTCCTCGTCGTTACTTCTGTCTACAGTGCCACGTAACGCAAGTAGATGCGAAGCCAATCGTAGAGAATGACTTTAAACCTACTGGCAAATTTGGTCAGTAA
- the napH gene encoding quinol dehydrogenase ferredoxin subunit NapH — translation MAKNSAKDAGKAARQSLGLWHANRFLVLRRAVQLSVIGLFIMGPTWGVLTGNLSSSELFGTIPMTDPLLLIQTLATGFWPETTAIIGGLVVIGFYAIAGPRAFCGWICPVNMVTDLANWIRRKTGIKASYQWSSSLRYWLLAAIIVGSAVSNTLLWVWIDPVSALHRGLVFGMGAGWTLILIVFLIDLLLVEHGWCGHLCPLGATYGVIGRYSLTRVTAVKREQCNNCMDCFNVCPEPKILRQPLKQGDRKIMSQDCISCGRCIDVCAERVFEFRIRTGAKYEE, via the coding sequence ATGGCTAAAAACTCAGCAAAAGATGCAGGTAAAGCTGCTCGGCAGAGCTTGGGATTATGGCACGCCAATCGTTTTTTAGTTCTTCGTAGAGCAGTGCAACTCAGTGTGATTGGCCTTTTCATCATGGGCCCTACTTGGGGTGTATTAACAGGCAACCTCTCGTCGAGTGAGTTGTTTGGCACCATCCCGATGACAGACCCATTGTTGCTTATCCAAACATTGGCAACAGGTTTTTGGCCAGAAACTACCGCAATTATTGGTGGCCTTGTAGTGATTGGTTTTTACGCCATCGCTGGCCCTCGAGCATTTTGCGGTTGGATATGCCCCGTCAATATGGTGACGGATTTAGCCAACTGGATCCGTCGAAAAACAGGGATTAAAGCAAGTTATCAATGGTCATCAAGCCTAAGATATTGGCTGCTCGCAGCTATTATCGTTGGCAGCGCAGTGTCTAACACCCTGCTTTGGGTTTGGATAGACCCTGTCTCTGCTCTTCATCGTGGCTTGGTATTTGGTATGGGTGCAGGTTGGACGTTGATACTTATCGTCTTCTTAATCGACCTGCTTTTGGTTGAACATGGTTGGTGTGGTCATCTTTGTCCACTTGGAGCCACCTATGGTGTGATTGGCCGTTACAGCTTAACCCGTGTGACGGCAGTAAAAAGGGAACAGTGCAACAACTGCATGGATTGTTTTAACGTTTGTCCGGAGCCAAAAATCCTCCGCCAACCGCTAAAACAAGGTGATAGAAAAATAATGAGCCAGGATTGCATCAGTTGCGGTCGCTGTATTGATGTCTGTGCTGAAAGAGTATTCGAATTCAGAATAAGAACTGGAGCTAAATATGAAGAATAA
- the napG gene encoding ferredoxin-type protein NapG, producing MKSSLPSASRRRFMRDAARTAVGVGCAATVLSLQTKQSKADTTSVPVRPPGALEESEFLNACLRCGLCVQACPYDTLKLATMVSPVATGTPYFTARTIPCEMCEDIPCVVACPSGALDHDLTDITKAKMGTAVLIDHENCLNWQGLRCDVCYRVCPVIDEAITLEPVRNQRTGVHALFIPTVHADKCTGCGKCEEACVTDEAAIKIVPTELARGALGKHYRLGWEEKEKAGGSLIPEQLTLPTRKPGDGGL from the coding sequence ATGAAGTCTTCACTCCCCTCTGCAAGTAGGCGTCGCTTTATGCGCGACGCCGCCAGAACCGCTGTTGGCGTCGGTTGCGCCGCAACCGTTCTGAGTTTGCAGACCAAACAAAGTAAGGCAGATACCACCAGCGTCCCAGTTAGACCGCCGGGCGCGTTGGAAGAATCTGAGTTCCTTAATGCTTGTTTGCGTTGTGGGTTGTGTGTACAGGCTTGCCCTTATGACACGCTGAAGCTAGCAACTATGGTGTCGCCTGTTGCGACAGGCACACCGTATTTCACTGCAAGAACAATCCCATGCGAAATGTGTGAAGACATTCCTTGCGTGGTTGCTTGCCCAAGTGGTGCTCTAGACCATGATTTAACCGATATAACCAAAGCGAAGATGGGAACGGCAGTTCTCATCGACCATGAAAACTGTTTGAACTGGCAAGGGCTACGCTGTGACGTATGTTACCGAGTATGTCCGGTAATTGATGAAGCAATTACGCTGGAACCTGTGAGAAACCAACGTACTGGTGTTCACGCCTTGTTTATCCCAACCGTCCATGCTGATAAGTGCACGGGTTGCGGTAAATGTGAAGAAGCGTGTGTTACCGACGAAGCGGCAATCAAGATCGTACCAACAGAACTCGCAAGAGGAGCTCTTGGTAAGCACTACCGCTTAGGTTGGGAAGAAAAAGAAAAAGCAGGCGGCAGCCTGATCCCAGAACAGCTAACGCTACCGACCCGTAAACCGGGTGATGGAGGTTTGTGA
- the napA gene encoding nitrate reductase catalytic subunit NapA, giving the protein MSVSRRTFLKANAAVAAASVAGVTLPTSVAHAAGKDESVSWDKAPCRFCGTGCSVLVGTQQGRVVASQGDPDAPVNRGLNCIKGYFLPKIMYGQDRLTQPLMRKTDGVYDKEGEFTPVSWDEAFDLMADKFKAAIKEKGPTSVGMFGSGQWTVWEGYAAAKLYKAGFRSNNIDPNARHCMASAVVGFGRTFGMDEPMGCYDDLEKADAFVLWGSNMAEMHPILWSRLTDRRLSDKNVRVAVLSTYEHRSYELADNAIIFTPQTDLAILNYIAHYIISNNKVNKDFLDKHVNIREGVTDIGYGLRPTHPLEQAAKNPGSKDSKPMSFDDYAKFVAKYDAKYTSELSGVPVDQLEALAELYADPKVKVVSYWTMGFNQHTRGVWANNLVYNIHLLTGKISQPGNGPFSLTGQPSACGTAREVGTFAHRLPADMVVMNPKHREMCETKWNIPAGTIPPKPGYHAVLQDRMLKDRKLNAYWVQCNNNMQAGPNINEERYPGYRDPANFIVVSDPYPTVTAMAADLILPTAMWVEKEGAYGNAERRTQFWYQQVKAPGEAKSDLWQLMEFSKRFKVEDVWPQELIDKKPELAGKTLFEVLYANGNVDKFKLDEVPDERLNDEARHFGFYVQKGLFEEYAYFGRDHAHDLAPFDMYHKSRGLRWPVVNGKETLWRYAEGYDPYVNKGEEFSFYGKKDKKAVIFALPYEPAAEEPDNEYDLWFCTGRVLEHWHTGTMTRRVPELYRAYPDAVVYMHPLDAKKRGLRRGDAIKVVSRRGEVTSHVETRGRNKVPQGLVFMPFFDAGQLTNKLTLDATDPLSKETDFKKCAVKIMKA; this is encoded by the coding sequence ATGAGTGTCAGCAGACGAACGTTCTTAAAAGCAAACGCAGCAGTTGCGGCAGCATCGGTGGCAGGAGTGACTCTGCCAACCTCAGTTGCACATGCTGCTGGTAAGGATGAATCGGTAAGTTGGGATAAAGCCCCATGTCGATTCTGTGGTACTGGTTGTAGTGTATTGGTTGGTACACAACAAGGTCGTGTGGTTGCATCGCAAGGTGACCCAGACGCACCAGTGAACCGCGGCCTTAACTGTATCAAAGGGTACTTCCTACCGAAGATCATGTACGGACAAGACCGCCTAACTCAGCCACTGATGCGTAAAACCGATGGTGTTTACGATAAAGAAGGTGAATTTACCCCTGTAAGCTGGGACGAAGCTTTCGACCTAATGGCAGACAAATTCAAAGCTGCAATTAAAGAAAAAGGTCCAACATCTGTTGGTATGTTCGGCTCAGGTCAGTGGACCGTATGGGAAGGTTATGCTGCGGCTAAGCTCTACAAAGCAGGTTTCCGCTCAAACAACATTGACCCGAATGCTCGTCACTGTATGGCATCTGCGGTAGTTGGCTTTGGTCGTACCTTCGGTATGGATGAGCCTATGGGTTGTTACGACGACCTAGAAAAAGCCGATGCGTTTGTGCTTTGGGGCTCAAACATGGCAGAGATGCACCCTATCCTATGGTCGCGTCTAACTGACCGTCGTCTATCAGACAAGAATGTTCGCGTTGCTGTGCTGTCGACTTATGAGCACCGCTCGTACGAGCTTGCCGATAACGCAATCATCTTCACGCCGCAAACCGACCTAGCAATTCTAAACTACATTGCGCACTACATTATCTCGAATAACAAAGTGAACAAGGACTTCCTTGATAAGCACGTTAACATTCGTGAAGGTGTAACAGACATCGGTTACGGCCTGCGCCCTACTCACCCACTTGAGCAAGCAGCGAAAAACCCAGGCAGCAAAGACTCTAAGCCAATGAGTTTTGATGACTACGCCAAGTTCGTTGCTAAGTACGATGCAAAATACACTTCTGAGCTGTCAGGCGTTCCTGTTGATCAACTAGAAGCACTTGCAGAGCTTTACGCAGATCCAAAAGTCAAAGTCGTTTCTTACTGGACAATGGGCTTTAACCAACACACCCGTGGTGTATGGGCAAACAACCTTGTTTACAACATTCACTTATTGACCGGTAAGATTTCTCAGCCGGGTAACGGTCCGTTCTCACTGACAGGTCAGCCATCTGCGTGTGGTACTGCTCGTGAGGTAGGTACGTTTGCTCACCGTCTGCCAGCAGACATGGTGGTAATGAACCCTAAACACCGTGAAATGTGTGAGACTAAGTGGAACATCCCAGCAGGGACTATCCCACCAAAACCTGGTTACCACGCTGTTCTACAAGACCGAATGTTGAAAGACCGCAAGCTTAACGCTTACTGGGTTCAATGTAACAACAACATGCAGGCCGGTCCAAACATCAACGAAGAGCGCTACCCGGGTTACCGCGATCCAGCTAACTTCATCGTTGTATCAGACCCGTACCCAACAGTAACGGCGATGGCGGCTGACCTTATTCTTCCTACGGCTATGTGGGTAGAAAAAGAAGGTGCTTACGGCAACGCGGAACGTCGTACTCAGTTCTGGTATCAACAAGTGAAAGCGCCAGGTGAAGCAAAATCTGACCTTTGGCAGCTAATGGAGTTCTCTAAGCGCTTCAAAGTAGAAGATGTTTGGCCTCAAGAGCTAATCGACAAGAAACCAGAGCTTGCTGGCAAAACACTGTTTGAAGTGCTTTATGCAAACGGCAACGTAGACAAGTTCAAGCTTGACGAAGTGCCTGATGAGCGCCTAAACGACGAAGCTCGCCACTTTGGCTTCTACGTGCAAAAAGGTCTGTTCGAAGAGTATGCATACTTCGGCCGTGACCATGCGCACGATCTTGCGCCATTTGATATGTACCACAAGTCTCGTGGTCTACGTTGGCCGGTAGTTAACGGTAAGGAAACGCTATGGCGTTACGCTGAAGGCTACGACCCATACGTAAACAAAGGCGAAGAATTCTCTTTCTACGGTAAGAAAGATAAGAAAGCGGTCATCTTTGCGCTGCCTTATGAGCCAGCAGCAGAAGAGCCTGATAACGAGTACGACCTATGGTTCTGTACTGGTCGTGTACTTGAGCACTGGCACACTGGCACCATGACACGTCGTGTTCCAGAGCTATACCGCGCTTACCCTGATGCTGTGGTTTACATGCACCCGCTTGATGCGAAGAAACGAGGTCTACGTCGAGGCGATGCGATTAAAGTCGTATCACGTCGTGGTGAAGTCACCAGTCACGTAGAAACGCGTGGTCGTAACAAGGTACCTCAAGGTTTGGTATTCATGCCGTTCTTTGATGCGGGCCAGTTGACCAACAAACTGACACTCGATGCCACCGATCCTCTTTCTAAAGAGACGGACTTCAAGAAGTGTGCAGTTAAAATCATGAAAGCGTAG
- a CDS encoding chaperone NapD: MTYHVSSLAVHAAADQLQNVKAAIEQMEGAEVPGVNEVGKLVVVIEGDSRTHLADMFEEIKQIPGVLAATLVFHQMDEQVELD; this comes from the coding sequence ATGACATATCACGTTAGCAGTTTGGCCGTTCACGCCGCTGCGGACCAATTACAAAACGTTAAAGCGGCGATTGAACAAATGGAAGGGGCAGAAGTTCCCGGTGTCAACGAAGTGGGCAAATTGGTCGTGGTGATTGAAGGCGATAGCCGTACTCACCTCGCCGATATGTTTGAAGAGATTAAACAAATTCCGGGGGTGCTTGCAGCAACTCTGGTATTCCATCAAATGGACGAGCAAGTAGAGCTTGATTGA
- the napF gene encoding ferredoxin-type protein NapF: MVDISRRRLFRNASIAKAPSVQRMPWLREDVIFTDVCSRCGKCQEACETKIIVKGDGGFPEVDFSKDECTFCGQCANVCPEPLFRSLQETPWDQVAEISEACLANQGVECRSCSDICEYSAIKFRLQYGGVAQLQLNLKDCIGCGACVKPCPTQAISIKSTGTANDISR; encoded by the coding sequence TTGGTAGATATCTCGAGACGACGCCTTTTTAGGAATGCCAGTATTGCGAAAGCACCTTCTGTGCAACGCATGCCTTGGTTGAGAGAAGATGTCATTTTTACAGATGTGTGTAGCCGCTGCGGTAAGTGTCAGGAAGCCTGTGAGACCAAAATCATTGTAAAAGGCGATGGCGGTTTCCCAGAAGTGGATTTCTCCAAAGATGAATGCACCTTTTGTGGACAGTGCGCCAATGTGTGTCCAGAACCACTTTTCAGGTCTTTGCAGGAAACACCATGGGATCAGGTTGCTGAAATCTCTGAAGCTTGTTTAGCCAACCAAGGCGTCGAATGTCGTAGTTGCTCTGATATCTGTGAGTACTCTGCGATCAAGTTTCGCCTCCAATACGGTGGTGTTGCTCAACTTCAGCTCAACTTAAAAGATTGTATCGGGTGCGGAGCGTGTGTGAAGCCATGTCCAACCCAAGCAATTTCCATCAAATCGACAGGAACAGCGAATGACATATCACGTTAG
- the narQ gene encoding nitrate/nitrite two-component system sensor histidine kinase NarQ: protein MTTGFAIFTLSSSLNDAEAVNVSGSMRMQSYRLAYDIQLSSPLYELHLDQFEHSLHAPSMKALEHWIVPSDIQNHYFELIKRWDNLELLLRSEQRAQYVVQVADFVEQIDEFVYQLQRHSERKLIVLGWVAGIGLGTILVIALFVVHYVRKEIVYPLGLFNQASEEIQNQNFDIKIQVKGDTELSRLAMTFNKMATQLGELYRGMEKLVNEKTHRLSHANDSLKVLYDCSQELSVSHLSTEHFSSIVGHLVRIEGIQAAQLIIADDTPAALEITQGKPTSSSWHVNSLVLDGEHLGTLRWQASLPCPDQALIDNVAQILARGIYYNRAQKQTEQLLLMEERATIARELHDSIAQSLSYLKIQVALLKRQVGKNCQVEKCLNATQAIDDIDVGLKNAYSQLRELLSTFRLTIKEADFGEALNQMILPFEERTNASIEIDNQLSSIYLRANHQVHLLQLIREAVNNSVKHAQASNITVRCGSDGDQINVTIEDDGVGFDTTTEKPNHYGLGIMQERAARLNGDVTVESQQGLGCKVTLTFENQQEVDDDDL, encoded by the coding sequence ATGACAACAGGGTTTGCCATTTTCACTCTCTCCTCGAGCCTAAATGATGCTGAAGCTGTTAACGTTTCAGGTTCGATGCGAATGCAGAGTTATCGCTTGGCCTATGACATTCAGTTGTCTTCACCCTTGTACGAGCTGCATTTGGATCAGTTTGAGCATTCGTTACACGCACCGAGTATGAAGGCGCTTGAGCACTGGATCGTTCCTTCCGATATTCAAAACCACTACTTTGAGCTGATTAAGCGTTGGGATAACTTAGAGTTGCTGTTACGTAGCGAGCAACGAGCGCAGTATGTCGTACAGGTTGCAGACTTCGTTGAGCAAATCGATGAATTTGTTTATCAGTTACAACGTCACTCCGAGCGAAAGCTAATTGTACTCGGTTGGGTTGCTGGGATTGGGCTTGGAACCATACTAGTGATAGCATTGTTTGTGGTGCATTACGTAAGAAAAGAAATCGTCTATCCTTTGGGCTTGTTTAACCAAGCCAGTGAAGAGATCCAAAATCAAAACTTTGATATTAAGATTCAAGTCAAAGGGGATACTGAGCTCAGTCGCCTAGCCATGACGTTCAATAAAATGGCGACTCAACTTGGCGAACTGTATCGAGGGATGGAAAAGCTGGTGAATGAGAAAACTCACCGCCTTAGCCACGCCAATGATTCGCTTAAGGTGTTATATGATTGTTCACAAGAGTTGAGTGTTAGTCACTTAAGTACTGAGCATTTTTCTTCCATTGTGGGCCACCTTGTGCGGATTGAGGGCATTCAAGCTGCGCAACTGATCATTGCAGATGATACACCAGCAGCATTAGAGATTACCCAAGGAAAGCCTACATCCAGTTCTTGGCACGTAAATTCATTGGTCCTAGATGGGGAGCACTTGGGCACGTTGCGCTGGCAAGCCTCATTACCTTGCCCTGACCAAGCGTTGATTGATAACGTTGCCCAGATTTTGGCACGTGGCATTTACTATAACCGAGCCCAGAAACAGACAGAGCAGCTGCTACTTATGGAAGAGCGTGCGACCATTGCTCGAGAACTCCACGATTCAATCGCTCAATCGCTCTCTTATCTTAAAATTCAGGTCGCATTGCTCAAAAGGCAGGTGGGCAAAAACTGCCAAGTCGAGAAATGTCTTAATGCAACGCAAGCCATTGATGATATTGACGTTGGATTGAAGAATGCGTACAGCCAGCTAAGAGAGCTACTTAGCACTTTCCGCTTGACGATCAAAGAGGCGGATTTTGGTGAAGCACTCAATCAAATGATATTGCCATTTGAAGAACGCACTAATGCATCGATTGAGATCGACAATCAACTTTCCTCTATCTATCTGCGAGCGAATCATCAAGTGCATTTATTGCAGTTGATCCGCGAGGCGGTTAATAACTCCGTCAAACATGCACAAGCAAGTAATATCACTGTACGCTGCGGCAGCGACGGTGACCAGATTAACGTGACCATCGAAGATGATGGTGTGGGATTTGATACAACAACAGAAAAGCCGAACCATTACGGACTTGGTATCATGCAAGAACGAGCTGCTAGACTTAATGGCGATGTCACCGTTGAAAGTCAGCAAGGATTGGGCTGTAAAGTGACACTAACATTTGAAAATCAACAAGAGGTGGATGATGACGACTTGTAG
- a CDS encoding response regulator produces MTTCRVMVVDDHPLMRRGITQLLNFEDDFEVIAEASNGADAIAVANQQQPDLILLDLNMKGMSGLDTLNALRSEDVEARIVILTVSDSGTDIDALVKAGADGYLLKDTEPDELVELIRNAITGSKSYSSLVQEYLDNREDKPSLGDLLTEREMQILSEVAKGFRNKQIADKLFISESTVKVHMKSLLKKLNVPSRTAATVLYLEYTGSDIK; encoded by the coding sequence ATGACGACTTGTAGGGTAATGGTGGTTGATGATCACCCCCTAATGCGTAGAGGCATTACGCAACTGCTTAACTTTGAAGATGACTTTGAAGTAATTGCAGAGGCAAGCAATGGGGCGGATGCGATAGCAGTAGCCAATCAGCAGCAACCAGACCTAATTCTCCTCGATCTAAATATGAAAGGGATGTCTGGCCTAGATACCTTGAACGCACTGCGCTCAGAAGATGTTGAGGCAAGGATTGTAATATTGACAGTATCGGATAGCGGCACCGATATCGATGCTTTGGTCAAAGCAGGAGCTGATGGTTACCTGCTTAAAGATACCGAACCTGATGAGTTGGTAGAGCTGATCCGTAATGCGATCACTGGAAGCAAATCATACAGTTCCCTAGTGCAAGAATACTTGGACAATCGGGAAGATAAGCCATCTTTGGGTGATTTATTGACTGAGCGTGAAATGCAAATCTTAAGCGAGGTTGCCAAAGGGTTTCGCAATAAACAGATTGCTGACAAGCTGTTCATTTCAGAATCTACGGTGAAAGTTCACATGAAGAGTCTGCTGAAGAAACTCAATGTTCCTTCGCGTACAGCTGCAACGGTTTTGTACCTAGAATACACCGGAAGTGATATTAAATAA
- a CDS encoding autoinducer 2-binding periplasmic protein LuxP — MKWHSLLLGVLTPFIASQAIAGRSLDSFWEYSDYLSAHPEQQALTNALGETVRQTAIPLKVDQDGPVTISVVYPGEQISDYWRRNIKAFSMRMDELGIEYEINQVFTRPGAGSRQQSLSLMKALQNKSGYLIFTLDTTRHRKFIEHVLNNPDTKLILQNITTPVKAWEEKQPFLYVGFDHPTGSRALAQHFNNRFPDGADYSLLYFSPGYVSDARGDTFIEEMKQGSKPYNLMSSFYTKADRQSGYEATMTALQSNPDIEFIYACSTDVALGASQALKFANRRDVLINGWGGGSAELEAIEEGGLDVTVMRMNDDTGVAMAEAIKWDLEGKPVPTVYSGDFEIITRDESHEKIEQLKLRAFRYSDQ, encoded by the coding sequence ATGAAGTGGCATAGTTTACTGCTAGGGGTGTTAACACCATTTATTGCGTCTCAAGCAATCGCCGGTCGCTCTCTCGACAGCTTTTGGGAATATAGTGATTACCTTTCGGCTCATCCAGAGCAGCAAGCGCTCACCAATGCGCTTGGCGAAACGGTCCGTCAAACTGCGATACCTTTAAAGGTGGATCAAGACGGGCCAGTGACAATCTCTGTTGTTTACCCGGGCGAACAGATTTCCGATTACTGGCGACGCAATATTAAAGCGTTTAGCATGCGCATGGATGAGCTCGGGATTGAATACGAAATCAATCAGGTTTTTACTCGTCCGGGCGCAGGCTCACGTCAGCAAAGTTTGTCTTTGATGAAGGCGCTACAAAACAAGTCGGGTTATTTGATTTTTACCCTTGATACTACTCGTCATCGAAAGTTCATTGAACACGTCTTAAATAATCCTGATACCAAGCTCATCTTGCAAAACATCACCACGCCAGTGAAAGCTTGGGAAGAAAAACAGCCATTCCTTTACGTGGGGTTTGATCATCCCACTGGCAGTCGAGCGCTAGCTCAGCACTTCAACAACAGATTCCCAGATGGTGCGGATTACTCATTATTGTATTTCTCTCCTGGTTATGTGAGTGATGCTCGAGGTGACACTTTCATTGAAGAAATGAAACAAGGGTCTAAACCGTACAACTTGATGTCCTCTTTTTATACTAAAGCGGATCGTCAAAGTGGTTATGAGGCCACCATGACGGCACTTCAATCCAATCCTGATATTGAATTCATTTACGCCTGTTCGACAGATGTTGCTCTAGGGGCGTCTCAGGCACTGAAATTTGCTAACCGACGTGATGTTCTCATTAACGGTTGGGGAGGCGGCAGTGCAGAACTCGAAGCCATCGAAGAAGGTGGGTTAGACGTTACTGTGATGCGAATGAACGACGACACTGGCGTCGCAATGGCGGAAGCAATTAAGTGGGATCTGGAGGGAAAACCTGTACCTACGGTCTACTCAGGCGATTTTGAGATAATTACTCGCGATGAGTCGCACGAAAAAATTGAACAACTGAAGCTCAGAGCTTTTCGTTACTCGGATCAATAA